The genomic segment ACACCATGCGAGATAAGTGCCGCCAAAGATGTGTCTTCCTCGGTCAAAGCGTGATACCGTTGTCCCACAAAACCAAGAGCGGTTGCAATGTTTGTCTTATAGGTTGGCCGCACTTCGGGAAAAAGTCCCGCCGTGGAATATTCATGACGCATTCTGAGATAGAGCAACGCGTCGTAGTCTATCGCGCGGGCCAGGTATTTGTAAAACAGTCGCAGGCTATCCAACGACGTCACCTTGTCGAGACTGTCTGCGATCTCCCATCGTGTCTTTGCCCTGCACGCGCTGTCGAGTGCCCAATAGAAGTACGACACATCAAGCGGGATTCCAGGCGAAACATACGTGAGTGGGCCTGTTGCGTAGAAATAGGCACATGTGTCTCCCGCAAAAATCTCCCCGTGCTGGGCAAACACCACCGGCGTTGCCAACAGCATAAGAAAAACACATAGTCGTTTCATGTGCACTTCCCACAGATTTGTGGCATCCCTCACTCCGGCAGCACTGTCACGAACTCCACAGTCAGATCTTCGCCCCCTTCCAGAGTCCGCCGAACTCGCCCGTGCGGGCGTCGTACACGGTCTGCAGCCAGGGATTGCGCATGAAGCCCACGCGGCGCACGCGGCTGCTGCGCATGCGCACCTGTCAGAAGCAAAACCGCGGCGCAGATCATTCCCACGCGGCGGCGGGCCGTGTAACGCGTGACTGGGAGGTCGATCATGGTATATCCCCTGCTGTGTGAACCACACTGTGTTTCCCGGACAGAAAAACGTGGCATGCGCCGCATGACACCAGACGAGCAAATGGCGCATATGGTACTCCGAACTTGTGGAATAGCCGGCGCAAAGTCAAACGTGACGGAATGGAAACCGGAGTGGGGAAGGCATCGATGTCCCCGCTTTCGTATATTGGGGTTTTCCCCCAGGCACGATGATTACACTTCCCTTTTCCTCGCTCCCCGGCACGACCGATCTCTTCAACGACTATTGCGCCGGCCTCCCCGAAACCCGCCGCTACTTCGTCGGGCACTTCACGGATCCTCTCGCTTACGAGACGCATCTTCAATTGCTCGAAAGGCGCACCTACTTCCGCGGAGAACTCGCGGACGCGCTCTATGAGCAGAACCGGACGTGGGGAGCCGGCGAAAGGACCATGCAGGCGATCGAACGCCTGAGAAACTCGAACACCGTATGTGTAGTGACGGGACAGCAGGTATCGCTGTTCACCGGTCCGCTGTACACCATTTACAAGGCCCTGACCGCCTGCAAGATGGCGCTATGGCTACGCGAACAGTTCCCCGCCTACGACGTCATCCCGGTGTTCTGGCTTGAATCCGAAGATCACGACCTCGATGAGGCGGGCACGACGGCGCTGATCGACCGTGAGAACGACTTCCGACGCCTGGTGTACGCGGAGCCCGACCCCGAAGGGCAGAAGAACACCGCACCCGTAGGATCCATGCCCTTGGGCGAGCGTATCGAGTCGCTGCTCGAGGAACTCTCCACGCTGCTCCCCTCCACGGACTTCACGGCCGATGTCGTGAACATGATGCGCGAGGCGTACAAACCCGGGAACACCTTCGCGACGGCCTTCGCGACGATGCTGCATGCGTTATATCCCGACGCCGGGCTCGTCTGTGTGGATCCCTCCGATCCGGAAATCAAGAAACTTCTCGCCCCCGTCGTTCTGCAGGAACTCGAAACGTTTCCGACCTCGGGCGAGGAAGTGATAAAACGCAGTGCGGAACTCGAGGAGCGGTACCACGCGCAGGTGAAACCACGCGCGGTGAATCTGTTCTACCTCCACAAGGGCGGACGCTACCCCATCGAGCCGAACGAGGACGGATTTTTCCTGCGCGGATCAAGGCAGCGCTTCACGTCGGAGGAATTGCTCGAGATCGCCAATGTGCAACCCGAGCTCTTCAGCCCGAATGTGCTGCTCCGGCCGATTTTTCAGGACTACCTCTTCCCCACCGCCGCCTACATCGCCGGGCCCGCCGAGGTCGCGTATTTCGCGCAGCTCCAACCCGTGTACGATCACTTCCAGATACCGATGCCCGTCATCGTGCCGCGCGCGAGCATCACGCTGGTCGAGCAGAAGATCACCAAACTATTCAACAAGTTTTCGCTGCAATACGCATCGATGTTCGACAGTCCCGAGGTCTTGTACAGGGATCTGCCCATTTCGTCGGAGAACGATACGCCGGGAGCCGGCTTCGCGGCCTTCAAAGCGGGGATGGCGGAACTGCTCGGTACATTGCCCGGAATCGCGGCCGACACACAGCAGCAGCTTGTCGATCCGGCCCGCGCAACAGTGCAGAATATCGAGAAGTACATCGCGCTGTTCGAGGAGAAGTTCACTACGGCACGCCGCGAGAAGGATTCGACACTTCTCCGTCAGCTCGAGAAATTACACGTGTACCTGGCCCCGGAGGGCAAGCCGCAGGAGCGCCAGTACAACATCACCACCTACCTCAATCGGTACGGCCGCGACATACTCTCGCGCATCGAGACGCATTGCCAGCCCTTCCCCGCGGAGCATCGGCTGCTCATGGTGTGAACGATGTAGCAACGTGGGAAAGTAGCAAAGTGGAAACCAACATTACGTCGTTGTATACTTTGTCACCTTGCTACTTTTCTACTTTGATACTTTCGCCATCCGTCAGAGTTTCCGCCCCTTCCACACTACCTTGCCCGTGAGGAACACCACAAAGGGCAGCAGGGTCACGTACACGAGGTAGTAGAGTTCAAAGACGGGGAAGTAGCGGAAGAGGCGCTGCTGGCCTAGCTGCTTCAAAGGGAACGACAGAAGAAACGCATCGCCGAGACACTTGCCGGCGAATGCCGCGCACCAAGCCCAGAACGGTATGCCGAAAAACGGGAGCACCAGCAGCGCGGCGTTCATGAAGAAGCCGATGCTCATGATCGCGAAACCGAGCGGGTGAATGTCCACTCCTCCGCGGCCCCAGCGTTTTTTCTGCCTGTAGAGTTCCTTCGCGTCCGCGCACGGTTCGCTCCAGACCAGCGTGCTCGCCCGCACCGGATATCGGATCTTCCAGTCCGATTTGTAGCCGATGCTTTTAAACAGGGCGAAGTCCTCCGTGACACTGAAACCTACGGCGGCATAGCCGCCCACGTCGGTATACGCGCGTTTCCTGAACGACATATTGTTGCCCACCGCGCTGAGCGGACGTAACCATCCCACACCCGCGGATGCGATGGTAAGCAGGTAGGCCCAATCCACCGCCTGCATGCCGGCGAACCAGTCCGCGCCGCGTATGAGAGTGAAACCGCACACGCAACCCACCTCGGGGGTATACTGGCGCACGGTTTCCAGGACCCATTCCTCGGGCACCGCACAGTCCGCGTCGGTGGTCAGTATCACCTCGCCGCGCGCGTGTTCTATGGCTTGCGCCACGGCATTGGCCTTTCCGCGCATGCCGTGTATGGTGCCTTCCGTTTGCAGGACGCGTAGGGACGGCATGCGGGTCTCCCAGACGCGCATACGCTGCAATGTGTCGTCGGTGGACTGATCGTCGATCACCAACACCTCGAGCAGGTCCGCGGGGTAGCGCAGGCGCGACAGCGATTCGATACACCGGTCGATGTTCCCCGATTCATTCCGCGCTGCAACGATCACGGTCACCGACAGTGATGTATCGGCTGCCGCGGGCCTGCTTGCCCTGCGGGCGCCGCTCCAGAAAAAGAGAATTTTCAGGAGGTACAGCGCGAGGAGTATGAAGGTTGCCGGAAGTATCCAATCCATGGTGCTTACTGCCAGATGGCGCGCGGTTCGGCTGTGCGAAGGTGCTTGAGATGCAGAATTTCGAAGAAGGCTGCGGTCAGTGCATCGAGACGTGAGTGAGTTCGGTCGTTTTCGTGTAACACCACGATGGCGCCGCCCTTTATGTGCCTGCGTAGGAATGTGCGCATCTCCGGCACGGAGCGTCTCTCGACAAAATCGTATGGCATGCAGTTCCATGCAACGGGATGTAATCCGAGAGTTCGTGTGATGACACGCGCGCGCCGCGGAAACCGGCCATACGGCGCCCTCACGAGGTGCGGACGGCCGCTGTCCAAATCGTTGAGCAGCGCTTCTGTCGCCTCGATCGATTCCCGTATCTCGGACGCGGAAAGTCCCGACCACCGCGTGTGCCGGTAGCCGTGGTTCGCGACCACGTGCCCCGCATCGACGATGGCACGGGCCTCGGCGGCATAACGGACTATAAGTTCTCCGTTCAGAAAAAACACGGCGTGCGCGGAATGCGAGGCAAGTATGTCGAGAAGCAAGGGCGTCGTACGCGGATGCGGACCGTCGTCGAACGTGAGCAGAACCTCGTCCCGTCTGCCAATCCGTCGCGTCCCGATATTCACAAATACGGGCGCCAGCGATCCAAGGCTCGCAGTGATGCAGCGCACGGTCCGAAAGTGGTTCAATCGCGAACAGAAAGTCGCGGTTGCCCGCGGATGCGCGCTTGCGGGATCCACGTCAGAACGTCACGGTGAAACCATAGCCCCACGTTGTCCAACGGAGGTCATGGTATTCGCCGTGTTCACTGTTGCCGCTGAACCAGCTCAGGAAAAGGTTCACTCCCCTGCCGCCCCAACGGCCGATACAGACACCCGCCTGTACGGAATGAGATGCAGCGTACGCGCCGATGTCCACGAGCCATCCGTCGTATGCGACGTACGGTGTCACATTTCCATCCGCGAAGGAGATGGGATACACCTCGATGCCACCGTGTGGCGCGAATCGTCCGAGATGTGGCGGATCAACATGCACGAGGTACTGTGCTCCCGCGTACACGCGGTAGGCGCTGTTGCGTTCGTACGCGACAACAAGGTCGAGAAACTCGCGGCTGTACACACGTGGCAGGCGTCCGTCACGCCAGGCGCCGTCGATCTTGTCGAAGCTGCCATCCACGAGATGCGCGCTGATGTGGCTGAAACGCAGCCGGCCTGTGAGAGCGGACTGCTCGTCGAACCGCGACACATGGCTGATGTTCACTCCAAAGAGATAGTCCACTGCGTCAACGGGAAAGTGGAAATCCGCCGCCTGGCGCAGTGATGTCCACGTAAAAAAGTCCGCGCCGAATGTCCACGCTTCCGCGTTGCCGTCCCTGTGTCGCAACGCAAGAAGATCCGCTGTGGCGCCGATGTCGAGACGCAGGCGGTGCTCATTGCGCAGAGTGTTCATGCCCATGCGGGCTTCGACCGTGTGTGCAATAAGCGGACGGAAAGCGGGTGACCCTTCGGCCCAATCGATATTCCATTCCTGCGCCGTCATTGCTGCCGGAAACAGGATCGTAAAGACCAATACGTGCCGCCACGCACGTGCTGCGCGACGGAGCGTCATTACAGGGCCTCGTCCTCGTCGAAGAGTGCGCTGCCTTCGCCGCCCGGTTTTGCGATGAAGAGCCGGGAACAGATGTCCCCGTCAAAATTTCCCGTCCGTTCACAATTCTGGAACCGTTCGCGCAAGGCGTCCACATTGTCGGCCTCACCGCTCGTGGCGACATCATCGATGTCGTCGCAGTTCATGCAGAATTTGACCTCCGTTTTTACGGGAAGATGCACGGAATGGTCCAGATCTATGTCACGCTTTTTGATCATGTGTACGCCTTTCGACTTATCCGAATATAGAACACAAACACGGAAACCATCAATCTTGTTTCCGATCGGACAAGAGAAAAACGAATTGCGCGACCTGCCCTATTCGTAGCGCAGTGCTTCTATCGGATCGAGATTCGAAGCCTTCCACGCGGGGTAGGTGCCGAAGACGATGCCGATGAACACGCAGGACGCCAGACCAAAGAGCACCCAGCCCGGCTGCACAATCGCCGGGATTTCGAGGGCGAAAGCGAGCGCGTTGCCCGCGCCCAGGCCGGCCGCAATGCCAAGCACACCACCTATCAGCGAAATTCCGACGGATTCATGAAGGAATTGTGTGACGATGGATCTGCGCGTTGCGCCGACGGCCTTGCGGATGCCGATCTCACGTGTGCGTTCCGTGACCGACACAAGCATAATGTTCATGATGCCGATGCCCGCCGCAAGCAACGCCACCGCGGCGACAGCCATGGTTCCGACACGGACGTACAGCGTCAACTGATTGAATTCCGTAATCACCGATTCGTTCGAAAAAATGGCGAAGTCGTTTTCTTCACCCGCGGGCACATTGCGGATTGCGCGCAGCGCGCCGGTCACATCGTCGAGCACCGCATCGTAGGTGTCGCGCGAAGGCGCCTGCACCATGATATGAATGCTCCGGTTTTTGCCGAAGGTTTCGAAGAACGTGGTGATGGGGATGATAAAGTAGGAATCGCGACTGCCGAAAAGTCCGCCCTGCGCCTTGAGCACGCCGATCACATGCCAGGGCTTCCCGAGCATGCGAACCGTCTGGCCTATCGGATCCATGCTCGGTGGAAAGAGTTTTCGCGCGAGACTTTCACCCAACACAACAACAGGACGGGTCAGGTCGAGATCGGATTGTGTCAGACCGCGTCCGAGTTCCACTTCCCACTGATTGGTTGGGAGGCCGTCGGGATTTTCGCCCGCGATTGCGATGTTCGGATCCGTCCGCGTATTGCGCCACGAGACCTCGTGTCCGAAGGTCCAGACCTCGAGCCCGATGCGCTGCGCGCCTGTACGCGCGTCGATGAGTGCGAGGCCTTGCGCGTAGGTCAGATCCTTCCGGTTGCGCTCGCGGTCGCGCCAGCCGGGCTCGCCACCCATGTTACGTCCGTGTTTCTGTATCTGGAAGGTGTTGGCTCCAAGCTGGCTCAGCCCCGATTCTATGCTTTGCTGCAACGCGCCAAGCGCGGTCATCACGGCGATGATCGAGAACACGCCGATGGAGACGCTCAGCACCGTCAATGCGGCGCGCAGCCGATTTGTCCGCAGTGTGCGAACAACCATGCGAATATTTTCCATCAGGGCCATGATGTCGCTCACTCGTAGCGCAACGCGTCGACGGGATTCATGCGCGCGGCGGTGTAGGCGGGAACGATGCCCGAGATGAGCCCCACGGTGATCGATATCGTGAGTGAGAGTCCGACGACCCACAAGGGCATGCTCGATGGCAGAACCTTGTCGATGATCAGACTGAGCGGATACGATAGCCCCAATCCGATAAGCCCGCCGATGAGGCACAACGCAGCCGCCTCGATGAGAAACTGCGTGAGAATGGTGCGACGTCGCGCACCGAGGGCCTTGCGTGTGCCTATTTCCTTTGTGCGTTCCTTCACCGATACGAACATGATGTTCATGATGCCGACACCGCCGACGAGCAGGCTCAGCGACGTGATAAGGAAACCGATGATGCCGATTGTGCTGACGACATTGTCGAAAATGGACTTGAGGAATTCCTGCGTATTGATGCCGAAGTCGTCTTCCTTCCAGGCGGGCACACGCCTGATCTTCCGGAAGGCGCCTATCAATTCCGTTCTCGCCTCCTCCTTGTCGATCCCCTCGAGCATCTTCACGTGTATGTCGAAACTCCGCTCGCCTCCGAACACGCGCAGGAAATTGTTGAGCGGGATGAAGGCCTGGGTATCTTTGCTGAACATGCTGGTGCCGAGGAAGTCACCCTCCTTCTCGAGCACACCGATGACGCGATAGGTGAATCCGCCGATCTTGATGAACTTGCCGATCGGGTCTTCTTTTTCGAAGAGATTATCCGCAACATCATGTCCGATCACGCAGACAGGCCTGCCGCTGTTGCTCTCGAGATCGTTGAAGAAACGTCCTTCCTGCGGCACGACACCGGAGGTCACGACGTATGCCTCCTCGGTTCCCAGCACATTGCCGCGCACGGAGCGGTTGCCGTACTTCATGGTCGCCTGCCACGTCTGCACGACGGGCACGACGGCCTCCGCGAGTGTGAATCGATCCTTGAGCTGCCGGGCTTCCAGCAGGGTGATGTCGCGGCGATTGCGCGACTTCCACCATTCGTCGCTGAACCAGTCCCACTTGCTCACATAATACACGTCGGCACCGAGCGACTTGATACTGTTGTCGAGCGCGGAACCGAGCCCCTCGATCACGGTCGCCATGAGGGTCACAACCACGATGCCGATGACAATGCCGAGCGTCGTGAGCACGGAACGCATCTTGTTGGCGACGATGGCGGCAAAGGCGATGCGCAGTCCTTCACCCAGTTCGAGAAGTCGATGCATGGCGGGCGCGATTTAGAGCTTCGAGGGATAACGCCGCGGATTCTCCACGTGCACGTCGCTTGCGATCTCTCCGTCGAAGAGCCGCACGATGCGATGCGCATGCGAGGCGATGTCCTCCTCGTGTGTGACGAGGATAAGCGTGTTGCCCTGCGTGTGAAGGTCGGAGAAGACCTGCATGATCTCCTCTCCGGTTTTCGAGTCGAGGTTGCCGGTTGGCTCATCCGCAAGGATGATGGAGGGATTGTTGACAAGCGCGCGCGCAATGGCCACGCGCTGACGCTGCCCGCCCGACAATTCATTCGGCTTGTGATTCATGCGGTCGGCGAGGCCCACCGCGGTCAACGACCGAGCGGCCCGTTCGCGACGTTCGGCTGTGCCGACACCGGCGTAGATCAGCGGAAGCTCCACGTTGTGCAGAGCCGTCGAACGCGCGAGGAGGTTGAAGGTCTGGAACACAAATCCGATCTGGCGGTTCCTGATCGAGGCCAGTTCATTGTCGTTCATCTCGCCGACATTCGAGCCGGTGAACATGTAGAGGCCCGACGACGGCGTGTCGAGGCACCCGATGATGTTCATCAGTGTGGACTTGCCCGAGCCCGATGGTCCCATGATCGCGACATATTCGTTCCGGTAGATGTCGACGGAGGCGTCACGGAGAGCATGCACTTTCTCGGCCCCCATGTCGTATGTCTTCGTGACATTCTTGATGTGGATGAGCGGCGTGTCTGCCGCGAGCGGACTATTCATCATTTGCCTTCACGGAAACGGCCTTGTTGTCGATCCTCACGCGTGAACTGTCGTTGAGTTCGCGGGAGATGGCCCTGTAACTGCCCTTCACGACAGACTCGCCTTCCTTGAGTCCGTCGGTTATCTCGATGTACTCGTCGCTGCTGATTCCCGTCTTGACCACGCGTTTGCGCGCGAGATTCTTGTCGACGATGAACACCACTTCGTCCGGTTTTTTCCGTTCCTTTTCCTTGGCCGGTTCCACGTTTGCCGCGGTCTCCTCGGCCTCGGGCGGGGTTTCCTGGTCCTGCTTCTTTCCTTCACGCGTGGTGACGCACTGCAGAGGCACCGCCAGCACATCCTTCTTTGTTTCAGTTTCTATCTTCGCGGAACACGACATGCCGGGACGGAATTCGACGTTCTTGTCGAGGAGCAGGAGGCGCACCTCGAAATTTGTCACCTCCTCCTGGGTTCCGAGCCCCTTGGTTTTTGCAGTGTTGGCGATCTGATACACGGTGGCCGCGAAGCTTCGGTTCGGGTAGGCGTCCACCTCCACGCGTGCGGTGTCGCCCAGGCTGATGAGTACAACGTCGTTCTCGTTCACCTCGACGCGGGCTTCCATCATGTTCAGATTGCTCACGGTCATGATCTCGGTGCCCTGCATGAAGCTGGATCCCGAAACACGCTCGCCGAGCTTGGAGATGAGTTGCGACACGACACCGTCGATGGGCGAGAAGATGGACGTCTTGTTCAGGTTCTCTTTCGAGCGGTCGAGGAAGGCCTGCGAGTTGTCGACCTCGTATTTTGCCGCGTCAACATTGGCCTTCGCCACATCGTACGTGTTTTTGATGGATTCGAGATCGGCTTCGCTGATGAGCCCCTTCTCGAACAATTGCTTCTGCCGCTTGAACTCCGATTCGATTTTCCGGAGGTCCGCCTCGCGCTGTTGCTGGAACGATTTTGCGCGATTCACGTTGGCGACGGCCTGCTGCCTGTCGGCGATGTATGTGTCGGGTTTGATGCGAACGAGAAGCTGCCCGCGTTTGACACGGTCGCCTTCCTTGATGGGAAGCTCGATGATTTCTCCCGACACCTCGGCGTTGATTTTCACCTGTGTCTGCGGCTCGATCTTGCCCGTCGCTTCGACGATCTGTGTGATGGTCATGCGTTTGACATTCTCGGTCTGCACAACCACGATGTTCTCGCTCTTCCCGCCGAAAATGATGACGAGCACGAGCACGATGACGATGAGCCCGATCCCCGAAAAAATGTACAGCTTCTTCCGGTTTTTCTTTTTCGCGTTGGTGGCCATTGGATGCCCTGTTATCGTTCAGTGGGAATGGGTGTGGTGCCGACCTGGTATTCAAGCGCCTTGCGCGCGATCCGGTAATCAAAGGTCGCGTTCACAACGTCGCTCTGCGCGGCGGTGAGATTCGTGTTTGCGACGATGAGATCCAGCAGTGTGCCCGCGCCAAGTGTATAGCGCTCGTTCGCGATACGCTGGTCCTCCTGCGCGGAGGTCAACGTGCGATTCGAGATCTCGAGATTTTTCTCCGCCAGCGTCACGGCGTTGTAGGCCTTCTGCACGCTGCCGGAAATGCTGCGCTGCAGTTCCAGCTTGTCTGTCTCGGCGTTCATTCGATCAACTTCGGCGAGTTGTACGGCCGATGACACGGCGAATCCGTTGAACAACGGAACGGAGAGCTGCAGGCCGTAGGAAAAGGTTCCGTAGTCCTCGCCTGTGAAGTTCTTCAACTCGATGTTGCTCCACGCATATCCTGCGGACGCGGTGAGTGAGGGATAATGTCCTGCACGCGCGATCGACACGCTCTTCTCCGTGCTCCTCACGGCCACGTCGGCCGCGAGAAAATCGCTGCGGGAGCGCATTGCCTCGAGCGCGAGTTTGTCCGTGCTTCCCAGTCCGCTTCTATACGAGGCTACCTCGCCCGCGTCCAGTGGAGCGGCGCTGTCGCCGGGATCGATGTCGAACTCCGCATCGGGTTTGACACCGAGAAGCGTCTGCAGATCGATAAGCGCGTCCTCGTACGAATTCTGCGCCTGCAAAAGACGAAGCTCGTCCTGTCCTACCTGTACCTGCTGCCTGTACACATCCGCAAGCGGCACGCTCCCCACCGCATTAAGTTCCTTGATACGCTCGAGCTGCTTCTTCGAACGCTCGTGGTTGCTCTGATTCACTTTCACGAGCTGTTGCAGTCGGAGCGCGTTGTAAAAATCCTGCTGCACGAGGAACACAGTGCTCTGCTTGCTCCGCGCAACACCCATCTCGGCCGACTGCATCCCGAGCACGCTTCTGTCGGCGGTGTGGATGTTTGCGAGACCGTCGAACAGTGTCAGGGATGATCCGATCGAATAGGAATACGAATCCTTCGACGTGAGTGTGGCCGTGGGTGAAATCGTGCGGACGGCTTCCTTCGATGATCGTGTCCAGGAGCCGTTCGCATTCAGCGAGGGGAGGAAGCCGCCGAAGGCCTGGCGCTTCACGGCGGCCGCGCGATCGATATTTTGGACGGACCGGCGCAGGCCCGCGTTGTTCGCGAGGCCGGTCTGTATGCATTGCTCGAGTGTGTACTGCTTCGCGGATTGTGCAATTGCCGCGGACGAAAGAACCGCCGTCAGCAGAATCGCCGATGCGAGATGTCGCGAGAATCGTCTTGCCATGGGATCGAAAACTCCAGGTGTGACCGGCTGTCTGCCGGATTGAGAGAACCGTGATTCAAACGGAATTGCTATGCAAAAGTTTCAGACTCGCAGCTCCGGTGGAAGCTCGGCGAGCATGCTTTTTCTCGACTTCGGTTTTTCCAGACGCGGCGCCGAGAGCACTTCATCCTGTATGTTGCGAAGATACTCGATTGCCGCGTCACGATCGTTGGGTATAAGGCCGTCGAGGATCGCGTCTTCAATGCGAGTTTTTAAAACCCCCACGACGATACCCGCCTGGACGCCGCACAGTCGCATGATGTCGTCGCCGCTGAGAGGCGGCTGCCACGATCGCAGCCGGTCCTTCTCCTCCACTTCCTTCAGCTTCTCGACGAGGGACTCGTAGTTGCGCAGATACTTCTGCACGAGCTTCGGATTCTTTGATGTGATGTCGGCGCGGCAGAGCTGTATCAGCGCGTCGATGTGTTCCCCTGCGTCGAAGAGCAGACGGCGCATGGCGGAATCCGTCACACCCTCATCCACCAACGCCATGGGACGCAGATGCAATGCGACTAGTTTTTCAATGAAGTGGATATCTTCGTGCGGAAGGCGCAGGTGCCGGAAAATCCGCTTCACGCGGCGTGCGCCGATTTCGGCGTGCCCGTGAAAGGACCAGCCGTGTTCGGGGCTGAACGACTTTGTCTGCGGTTTTGCGATGTCGTGCAGCAGCGCGCTCCACCGTAGCCGGAGATCGTCACTCACCTTGGCAACATTGTCCACAACACGGAGCGTGTGATAAAACACATCCTTGTGATGGAAGTTGCGCGTCCCGTCGGGATATTCTATGGATCGCTGGTCCACGCCCGCCAGTGCGTGCAGATCGGGAAGGAAGTGGCGCAGCAGGCCAAGCTCCATCAACAGTGCGAGCCCGATGGAAGGTTTGGGCGCAGCAAGTGTCTTTTGAAATTCGTCTCGGATACGCTCCATCGAGACGATGGAGATACGCTCGTTCATGCGTTCGATACCGTGACGCGTTGTTGCGGAAAGATGAAATTGCAATTGCGCCGCAAAACGGCATGCGCGCATCATACGCAGCGGATCATCGCTGAACGTCGTCTCCGGATCGAGCGGCGTGCGCAGAATCTTTTTCTCGATATCCGCAACTCCATTGAAGGGATCACGGAGAGTGCCGTAGTTCGCGTCGTTCAGTGCGACCGCCATTGCGTTCACCGTGAAGTCGCGGCGCCGCAAGTCTTCGTCGATGGTGCCGTTCGACACGACCGGCTTTCGCGAAGCCTCGTCGTACACTTCCGTGCGTGTGCCGACCGTCTCGATTTCCACGCCCCTCACCTCGAGTCGTGCAGTGCCGAAACGTTCGAAGACGACGAGTTTGCTTCCATGCAGCACGTTCGCAAGCAGGCGGGCAAAG from the Ignavibacteriota bacterium genome contains:
- a CDS encoding efflux RND transporter periplasmic adaptor subunit, translating into MATNAKKKNRKKLYIFSGIGLIVIVLVLVIIFGGKSENIVVVQTENVKRMTITQIVEATGKIEPQTQVKINAEVSGEIIELPIKEGDRVKRGQLLVRIKPDTYIADRQQAVANVNRAKSFQQQREADLRKIESEFKRQKQLFEKGLISEADLESIKNTYDVAKANVDAAKYEVDNSQAFLDRSKENLNKTSIFSPIDGVVSQLISKLGERVSGSSFMQGTEIMTVSNLNMMEARVEVNENDVVLISLGDTARVEVDAYPNRSFAATVYQIANTAKTKGLGTQEEVTNFEVRLLLLDKNVEFRPGMSCSAKIETETKKDVLAVPLQCVTTREGKKQDQETPPEAEETAANVEPAKEKERKKPDEVVFIVDKNLARKRVVKTGISSDEYIEITDGLKEGESVVKGSYRAISRELNDSSRVRIDNKAVSVKANDE
- a CDS encoding HD domain-containing protein, yielding MQHLEIHDELPRLLGEAADASGFEIYLVGGYVRDVLMRRATKDIDISVVGDGVAFARLLANVLHGSKLVVFERFGTARLEVRGVEIETVGTRTEVYDEASRKPVVSNGTIDEDLRRRDFTVNAMAVALNDANYGTLRDPFNGVADIEKKILRTPLDPETTFSDDPLRMMRACRFAAQLQFHLSATTRHGIERMNERISIVSMERIRDEFQKTLAAPKPSIGLALLMELGLLRHFLPDLHALAGVDQRSIEYPDGTRNFHHKDVFYHTLRVVDNVAKVSDDLRLRWSALLHDIAKPQTKSFSPEHGWSFHGHAEIGARRVKRIFRHLRLPHEDIHFIEKLVALHLRPMALVDEGVTDSAMRRLLFDAGEHIDALIQLCRADITSKNPKLVQKYLRNYESLVEKLKEVEEKDRLRSWQPPLSGDDIMRLCGVQAGIVVGVLKTRIEDAILDGLIPNDRDAAIEYLRNIQDEVLSAPRLEKPKSRKSMLAELPPELRV
- a CDS encoding TolC family protein, whose protein sequence is MARRFSRHLASAILLTAVLSSAAIAQSAKQYTLEQCIQTGLANNAGLRRSVQNIDRAAAVKRQAFGGFLPSLNANGSWTRSSKEAVRTISPTATLTSKDSYSYSIGSSLTLFDGLANIHTADRSVLGMQSAEMGVARSKQSTVFLVQQDFYNALRLQQLVKVNQSNHERSKKQLERIKELNAVGSVPLADVYRQQVQVGQDELRLLQAQNSYEDALIDLQTLLGVKPDAEFDIDPGDSAAPLDAGEVASYRSGLGSTDKLALEAMRSRSDFLAADVAVRSTEKSVSIARAGHYPSLTASAGYAWSNIELKNFTGEDYGTFSYGLQLSVPLFNGFAVSSAVQLAEVDRMNAETDKLELQRSISGSVQKAYNAVTLAEKNLEISNRTLTSAQEDQRIANERYTLGAGTLLDLIVANTNLTAAQSDVVNATFDYRIARKALEYQVGTTPIPTER